A single region of the Garra rufa chromosome 20, GarRuf1.0, whole genome shotgun sequence genome encodes:
- the camk1b gene encoding calcium/calmodulin-dependent protein kinase type 1 isoform X2, translated as MPLGEDGHSWKKKTANVKDIYDFKEVLGTGAFSEVMLAEEKRTRKLVAIKCIPKKALEGKENSIENEIAVLHKIKHANIVSLEDIFENKSHLYLVMQLVSGGELFDRIVEKGFYTEKDASKLIQQILDAVKYLHDMGIVHRDLKPENLLYYSMDEDSKIMISDFGLSKIEGSGSVMSTACGTPGYVAPEVLAQKPYSKAVDCWSIGVIAYILLCGYPPFYDENDAKLFEQILKAEYEFDSPYWDDISDSAKDFIVHLMEKDPSQRYTCEQALQHPWIAGDTALDKNIHESVSAQIKKNFAKSKWKQAFNATAVVRHMRRLQLGTSQEGQTQTTLPSPCHGHLLLPEGDEEESSLRRENSVCSEGVSDGNDIQNCTYHVHPTSRV; from the exons AGGGGCTTTTTCTGAGGTGATGCTCGCAGAGGAGAAGAGGACGAGAAAGCTAGTGGCGATAAAATGCATCCCGAAAAAAGCACTGGAGGGGAAGGAGAACAGCATTGAAAACGAGATCGCCGTGCTCCACAA GATCAAACATGCCAACATAGTTTCCCTGGAGGACATCTTTGAGAATAAATCACACCTCTACCTTGTCATGCAACT AGTGTCCGGCGGCGAACTCTTCGACAGGATTGTGGAAAAAGGATTTTACACGGAGAAAGATGCCAGTAAGCTCATCCAGCAGATCCTGGATGCTGTGAAGTACCTGCATGACATGGGCATCGTGCACAGAGACCTGAAG CCAGAGAACCTGCTGTACTACAGCATGGATGAAGACTCCAAAATCATGATCAGTGATTTTGGCCTGTCAAAGATTGAGGGTTCGGGTAGTGTGATGAGCACAGCGTGTGGCACGCCTGGATATGTAG CACCTGAGGTTCTGGCACAGAAGCCGTACAGTAAAGCAGTGGACTGCTGGTCAATCGGGGTCATCGCTTACATTCT TTTATGTGGCTATCCACCATTTTACGATGAGAATGATGCCAAGCTCTTTGAGCAGATCCTGAAGGCAGAGTATGAGTTCGATTCACCGTACTGGGATGATATCTCTGACTCAG CCAAAGATTTTATTGTGCATTTAATGGAAAAAGATCCCAGCCAGCGTTACACGTGTGAACAGGCTCTTCAGCACCCATG GATTGCTGGAGACACAGCGTTGGATAAGAATATCCATGAATCTGTCAGTGCCCAAATTAAGAAGAACTTTGCCAAAAGCAAGTGGAAG CAAGCATTTAATGCCACAGCAGTAGTGCGTCACATGCGCAGGCTGCAGTTGGGAACCAGTCAGGAGGGCCAAACGCAGACCACCCTGCCCAGCCCATGCCATGGGCATCTGCTGCTGCCCGAGGGGGACGAGGAAGAGAGCT CCCTGCGGAGGGAAAATAGTGTCTGTTCTGAGGGTGTCAGTGATGGAAATGACATCCAGAACTGCACCTACCATGTGCATCCTACTAGTAGGGTCTGA